GTTACTGGACATCAATTAAGGTTCTCCCCATCACAAGGAAAGGTCGGCCCAATATCAAAGGGATCTCCTCGTCCTCCTCCATATCAAGTACAACAAAGTTAGCCAAGAAGATGAACTTATCAACTTTCACCAGTATGTTCTCAATGAGTCCTCTCGGGTATTTAATAGATCTGTTCGCCAACTGTAGAGAGATGGTGGTTGGCTTTGCTTCTCCAAGACCCAGTTTCCTGAAAACAAAGAGAGACATTAGATTAATATTTGCCCCTAAGTtgcataaaactttatcaaaatagGAATTTCCTATAGTGTAAGGGATCGTGAAACTCCCTAGATCTTTCAACGTAGGCGGCAACTTCTTTTGTAAAATTTCACTGCTCTCCTCGATTAGCATCATAGTCTCATGCTCTTTCAATTTCCACTTGTTTGATAATAtatccttcaaaaatttagcaAATTTAGGCATTTTCTCTAAGGCTTCAATGAGAGGAATATTAATATGCAATTTCTTAAATATACTCAGAAATTTAGAGAACTGATTATCaatcttattttttcttaatctttgtGGAAAAGGAATTGGTGGATCTTAAATTGAAGGATAATGAGTTTTAGATGTAAATTCCCTGGATTTCTTGGGTTTTGAAGCCCCTTTATTCTCCTTAGTCTTCTTAACTTACTTGTAGGCCACTTCCTGCTCTACTTCCTTCATCTTGGACTTGGCCTCCCCATGCCTGCTCGGTACTTGCTGCTTGTGGCTGCTCATATGTTCGCCCACTTCTCAAGTCTATTGCCTTGACACGTTCTTTTGGATTGGTCATAGTGTTACTTGGCAAGGTCCATATGGTTCTCTCGGTAAGCATGTTTGAGAGCTGACCGATTTACACCTCAAGATTACGGATTGAAGCCGAGTTATTTTGGATCACCATATTAGTCTTTTGCATGTACTGCATAAACATATCCTCAAGCATTAGTTTCTTGTCTTGCTTTGGAAACTGTTGAGGTGGTCTAGCCGACCCTTGGTTATTGTTCCATGAAAAgttggggtgatttctccatttGGGATTGGACATGTTTGAATAAGGATTGTTTTGACATTGGAAATTGAACACGTAATGGGCTTGTTCATAACTTGGTTGGGCAAAAGGATTCCACACTTGGCAATCTCCACTTGAATGATTTCCTACACAATGATCACAAAAAACATTAGTTTGAATAACATTAACGTTTATCTTACCTAGTTATTTGGAAGACTGCAATTGCAAAcatagagtcaagctcaactaCGTTGGTTGTCTTCCTTGGCATTGCTCTCTCTATGGCCCACTAATAATTGTTAGACGCCAACCCTTCCAGGAGCTCATAGGTTGCTTCGTGCTTCTTATTCATTAAAGCTCCTCTTGCGGCTTTATCAACCATGGATCTATTCGTAGCTCCCAAACCATTGTAAAATGTTTGGACTTGAAGCTATGCTGGGAGATCGTGATAAAGACACTTGCGCAACAGATCTTTGTAtttttcccatgcttcatacaAAGATTCACCCTCAAATTGGGTGAAGGTAGTAATATCATTCCTTAGCTTCGCTATCTTGGCCAGGGGGTAATATTTCGCTAAAAAATTTTGTGCCAACTACTCCCAACTAGTGATGATGCTAGGTGGTAAAGAGTTCAACTAGGCCTTCGGTTTATCCCTgagtgaaaaaggaaaaagtctCAATCTAATAAGCATCATCCGTCACTCCATTATGTTTAAAAGTATCACAAACTTCCAAGAAATTTGCAACATGGACATTAGGATCTTCTTGTGACAGCCTTCCAAACTGAATAGTTTGTCATATCATTTGAATTATCACTAGCTTAATCTCAAAATTATTAGCTTGTATAGCCTCCTTATGCTAGATGTAGCCTCATTAACCGAGGGCAAAGCATAGTCCCTTAAAGCTTTATTATATTGGTCAGCCATGGTGAATGCAGCTGTGGTAGCCTCTTGCTTCTTCCTTTTATTGATTCTACAtaaagttctttcaatctcaagATTATTAAGTGTGGGCTCTAATGGTTTAGATCAAGGCATACACTTCTAAATCctaaaatagaaagagaagGAAAGCAA
This is a stretch of genomic DNA from Carya illinoinensis cultivar Pawnee chromosome 3, C.illinoinensisPawnee_v1, whole genome shotgun sequence. It encodes these proteins:
- the LOC122304672 gene encoding uncharacterized protein LOC122304672 yields the protein MTNPKERVKAIDLRSGRTYEQPQAASTEQAWGGQVQDEGSRAGSGLQKLHINIPLIEALEKMPKFAKFLKDILSNKWKLKEHETMMLIEESSEILQKKLPPTLKDLGSFTIPYTIGNSYFDKVLCNLGANINLMSLFVFRKLGLGEAKPTTISLQLANRSIKYPRGLIENILVKVDKFIFLANFVVLDMEEDEEIPLILGRPFLVMGRTLIDVQ